In Aliidongia dinghuensis, one genomic interval encodes:
- a CDS encoding tetratricopeptide repeat protein, with protein MTGGRRALCLTLVWLAAAPTLALAADPADLVDAIRTLDAGNATMSLPVIERYALAGNTTAQNELGWAYETGHSVPHDNREAAKWYRLAALAGSASDQNNLGRLYESGLGVAKNYGEAEKWFRLSALQGFAMGQYDLAYLHDRGLGTVPPFAETVALYKQAADQGLAVAQYRYALCAANGHVTAPDADAVAVDYLGRAASQGYAPALDLLGQFRQRGRGGPTNDLVAFELYRRGAEAGDGPAMTHLAALYEQGRGVARNYAEAARWYRRAADLGVPQAAYRLGVIVEQGFADGQANPAEAARWFRMAADTGNLPEAQNHLGVLYDQGRGVAADPTEAARWFRRAAAQNLAVAMANLARAYQLGRGVPPDPAETKRWQGLAASHGYHAAAVRAAPEAPVAAPGDLLSVTGTPVSATARDAATADRPAAR; from the coding sequence ATGACGGGCGGCCGACGCGCCCTCTGCTTAACGCTTGTCTGGCTGGCGGCCGCGCCGACGCTCGCGCTTGCGGCCGACCCAGCCGATCTCGTCGACGCGATCCGCACCCTCGATGCCGGCAACGCCACAATGAGCCTGCCGGTGATCGAGCGCTATGCGCTCGCCGGCAACACGACCGCCCAGAACGAGCTCGGCTGGGCCTACGAGACCGGGCACAGCGTGCCGCACGACAATCGCGAGGCCGCGAAATGGTACCGGCTCGCCGCCTTGGCCGGCAGCGCGTCCGACCAGAACAACCTGGGTCGCCTCTACGAATCCGGCCTGGGCGTGGCCAAGAACTATGGCGAGGCGGAGAAATGGTTCCGCCTGTCCGCGCTCCAGGGCTTCGCCATGGGGCAATACGACCTGGCATATCTGCACGACCGCGGCCTCGGCACGGTGCCGCCGTTCGCCGAGACCGTTGCCCTCTACAAGCAGGCGGCCGACCAAGGCCTGGCGGTGGCGCAATATCGCTATGCGCTATGCGCCGCCAACGGCCATGTGACGGCGCCCGACGCGGATGCCGTGGCGGTCGACTACCTGGGACGCGCGGCCAGCCAGGGCTACGCCCCGGCGCTCGACCTCCTGGGTCAGTTCCGCCAACGGGGACGCGGCGGCCCGACGAACGATCTCGTCGCGTTCGAACTCTACCGGCGCGGCGCCGAGGCTGGCGACGGTCCGGCGATGACCCATCTGGCCGCACTCTACGAACAGGGACGCGGCGTCGCGCGGAACTATGCCGAAGCCGCCCGCTGGTACCGGCGGGCGGCCGACTTGGGCGTGCCGCAGGCAGCCTATCGCCTGGGTGTCATCGTCGAGCAGGGGTTCGCCGACGGCCAGGCGAACCCAGCCGAGGCGGCGCGGTGGTTCCGCATGGCGGCGGACACGGGCAACCTGCCCGAGGCGCAGAACCACCTGGGCGTGCTCTATGACCAGGGTCGCGGCGTCGCGGCCGATCCGACCGAAGCCGCGCGCTGGTTCCGCCGGGCAGCCGCACAGAACCTTGCGGTCGCCATGGCAAATCTCGCGCGCGCCTATCAACTCGGCCGCGGCGTGCCGCCCGATCCGGCAGAGACGAAACGCTGGCAGGGGCTGGCCGCAAGCCATGGCTATCACGCGGCCGCCGTGCGGGCCGCACCGGAGGCGCC
- a CDS encoding HesB/IscA family protein produces MAEGGMAGTRQLLISESAARRIRKAATAEGAVVGAFLRVGVSGGGCSGFQYNFELSTERHEDDHAFERDGATVVIDDTSLDLLAGAELDFVEDLSGAQFHMRNPNASSSCGCGMSFSI; encoded by the coding sequence ATGGCCGAAGGCGGCATGGCCGGAACCCGGCAGCTTCTGATCAGCGAAAGCGCAGCGCGGCGCATCCGCAAGGCCGCGACGGCGGAAGGGGCCGTCGTCGGAGCCTTCCTGCGCGTCGGCGTCTCGGGCGGCGGCTGTTCCGGCTTCCAGTACAATTTCGAGCTCTCGACCGAGCGGCACGAGGACGACCACGCGTTCGAACGCGACGGCGCCACCGTCGTGATCGATGATACGTCACTCGATCTGCTGGCCGGCGCCGAACTCGATTTCGTCGAGGACCTGTCCGGGGCGCAGTTCCATATGCGCAACCCGAATGCCAGCTCGTCGTGCGGCTGCGGCATGTCCTTCTCGATCTGA
- the dgt gene encoding dGTP triphosphohydrolase: protein MMRWQELLSTRRLGQRTPRRTDDHRSPFEIDVDRFVFCSAFRRLQSKMQVHGPSLQSDQPGDYVRNRLTHSLEVSRVGRSLGQIAGQYLIQRGLAEGVTAADVGHIVSGAAISHDVGQTPFSHQGEQAISAWWTTSPIAAEILAGLPPEWAWELTRFEGNAFGFRMLTRLEGWQPNGGLQLTCATLGAFSKYPWSGVLPPDRRPHPMKYGIFASELDLFREVAEATGLIEREPGIWCRHPLAYLTEAADDICYRIVDVEDAVQVGSLPFVEAEELLAPLADLEAGVYAGLVGVERKLTYLRARAISTLITDTLDVWRDQHDRMLAGEAIPALLDVSQHKAQLDRIARITKSKILRGERRAETMLIASRTIDMLLDGIAGMLLRRERTKRDDELALRDNAVLDMLNRGRDPSRPFSRDRALWVREMMDTIASLTDHAAIRMAKIIAGGLG from the coding sequence ATGATGCGTTGGCAGGAGCTATTGTCGACCCGCCGCCTCGGGCAGCGCACGCCGCGGCGGACCGACGATCACCGCTCGCCGTTCGAGATCGACGTCGATCGTTTCGTGTTCTGCAGCGCGTTCCGGCGTCTGCAGTCGAAGATGCAGGTGCATGGGCCGTCGTTGCAGTCCGATCAGCCGGGTGACTATGTGCGCAACCGGCTGACCCATTCGCTCGAGGTCTCGCGCGTCGGCCGCAGCCTCGGCCAGATCGCGGGGCAATATCTGATCCAGCGCGGGCTGGCCGAAGGTGTGACCGCCGCCGATGTCGGCCATATCGTCTCCGGCGCCGCCATCAGCCATGACGTCGGCCAGACGCCGTTCAGCCATCAGGGAGAACAGGCGATTTCCGCCTGGTGGACGACGAGCCCGATCGCGGCCGAGATCTTGGCCGGCCTGCCGCCGGAATGGGCGTGGGAGCTGACGCGGTTCGAAGGCAACGCTTTCGGCTTTCGCATGCTGACCCGGCTCGAGGGCTGGCAGCCGAATGGCGGCCTGCAGCTGACCTGTGCCACGCTCGGCGCTTTCTCGAAATATCCCTGGTCGGGCGTGCTGCCGCCGGACCGGCGGCCGCATCCGATGAAATACGGCATCTTCGCGAGCGAGCTCGACCTGTTCCGCGAGGTGGCGGAGGCGACGGGGCTGATCGAGCGCGAGCCTGGTATCTGGTGCCGGCACCCGCTGGCATATCTGACCGAGGCGGCCGACGACATCTGTTATCGAATCGTCGATGTGGAAGATGCGGTCCAGGTCGGCTCCCTGCCGTTCGTCGAGGCCGAGGAGCTGCTGGCGCCGCTCGCCGATCTCGAGGCCGGCGTCTATGCGGGCCTGGTCGGCGTCGAGCGCAAGCTCACATATCTGCGCGCCCGGGCGATCTCGACTCTCATTACCGACACGCTCGACGTCTGGCGCGACCAACACGACCGGATGCTGGCGGGCGAGGCGATCCCGGCGCTGCTCGACGTCTCGCAGCACAAGGCCCAGCTCGACCGCATCGCGCGCATCACCAAGAGCAAGATCCTGCGCGGCGAGCGGCGCGCCGAGACGATGCTGATCGCGAGCCGGACCATCGATATGCTGCTGGACGGCATCGCCGGCATGCTGCTGCGGCGCGAGCGGACGAAGCGCGACGACGAGCTGGCGCTCAGGGATAATGCGGTGCTCGACATGCTGAACCGCGGCCGCGATCCGTCGCGCCCATTCTCGCGCGACCGCGCCCTATGGGTGCGCGAGATGATGGATACGATCGCGTCACTCACCGACCATGCGGCGATCCGCATGGCCAAGATCATCGCCGGCGGCCTCGGCTGA
- a CDS encoding SRPBCC family protein — MIRTDADTRSLVIEREMPHPPHKVWRALTEGALLEDWLMKNDFQPVVGHRFNFRTEPMPHWNGILECEVLAVEPGERLSYSWNTTDAADGLKTVVTWTLTPTQGGVLVRMEQSGFGPQDERNFQGAQYGWQRYLTGLERVAASLT; from the coding sequence ATGATCCGAACCGACGCCGACACCCGCTCCCTCGTCATCGAACGCGAGATGCCGCACCCGCCGCACAAGGTCTGGCGCGCGCTCACCGAGGGCGCGCTGCTCGAGGACTGGCTCATGAAGAACGACTTCCAGCCGGTGGTCGGCCATCGCTTCAACTTCCGCACCGAGCCGATGCCTCACTGGAACGGCATCCTCGAGTGCGAGGTGCTGGCGGTCGAGCCGGGCGAGCGCCTATCCTACAGCTGGAACACGACCGATGCGGCCGACGGCCTCAAGACCGTCGTCACCTGGACGCTGACACCGACGCAGGGCGGCGTGCTCGTGCGCATGGAGCAGTCAGGTTTCGGACCGCAGGACGAGCGCAATTTCCAGGGTGCCCAATACGGCTGGCAGCGCTATCTCACCGGCCTGGAACGGGTCGCGGCCAGCCTTACCTGA
- a CDS encoding LysR family transcriptional regulator, whose amino-acid sequence MDRFDAMRVFARIVERRSFTQAAADLGLPRSTLTEAVQQLEARLGARLLQRTTRHVAPTLDGEAYYQRCLAILADIEEAEAGFRDVKPRGLLRVDVHGTLARHFMLPALPTFLAQYPELELHIGEGDRLVDLVREGIDCVLRAGDPRDSSMVARRIALLDEVTCASPDYLARFGTPATPDALDGHRMVGFVSSATGSPLPLSFRINGAQKPVVLPATVSVTAAETFVLAAKQGLGLIQVPRYHVERELDAGTLVPILEAFPSEPMPVSLLYPHSRQLSPRVRVFIDWLIREFARHSTDGRVRSAGLTNQ is encoded by the coding sequence ATGGACCGGTTCGACGCCATGCGGGTGTTCGCGCGGATCGTGGAGCGGCGCAGCTTCACACAGGCTGCGGCGGATCTGGGCCTGCCCCGCTCGACCTTGACCGAAGCGGTGCAGCAGCTCGAGGCGCGGCTGGGCGCCCGCCTGCTGCAGCGCACGACCCGGCACGTCGCCCCGACGCTCGACGGCGAGGCCTATTACCAGCGCTGCCTGGCGATCCTGGCCGACATTGAAGAGGCGGAGGCCGGGTTCCGCGACGTGAAGCCGCGCGGCCTGCTACGCGTCGACGTGCACGGCACGCTCGCCCGGCATTTCATGCTGCCCGCCCTGCCCACCTTCCTCGCGCAATATCCGGAGCTGGAGCTGCACATCGGCGAAGGCGATCGGCTCGTCGACCTGGTGCGCGAAGGCATCGACTGCGTGCTGCGTGCCGGCGACCCGCGGGACAGCAGCATGGTGGCACGCCGCATCGCCCTGCTCGACGAGGTGACCTGCGCCAGTCCCGATTATCTCGCACGGTTCGGCACGCCCGCGACGCCGGACGCGCTCGACGGCCACCGTATGGTGGGCTTCGTCTCGTCGGCGACGGGCAGCCCGCTGCCCCTGTCGTTCAGGATCAACGGCGCACAAAAGCCCGTGGTGCTGCCGGCCACCGTCTCCGTGACGGCCGCCGAGACCTTCGTGCTCGCGGCGAAACAGGGGCTGGGCCTGATCCAAGTGCCGCGCTACCACGTCGAGCGGGAGCTCGACGCCGGCACGCTCGTTCCGATCCTGGAGGCGTTCCCGTCCGAGCCCATGCCGGTCTCGCTGCTCTACCCCCACAGCCGCCAGCTTTCGCCGCGCGTCCGCGTGTTCATCGACTGGCTGATCCGGGAATTCGCCCGGCACAGCACGGACGGGCGGGTACGCTCCGCGGGTTTGACAAATCAATAA
- a CDS encoding SDR family oxidoreductase — MSTHSNKVAIVTGASRGIGAAVAERLAKDGFTILVNYSGDAAPAEALVQKIEAAGGSARAAKADVSDPAAVRRLFDTAEAAFGGVDVLVNNAGIMTLAPIAEVEDAAFDRLIAVNIKGTFNTLREAARRLRNGGRIINFSSSVVGLYQPTYGVYAATKAAVEALTSVLTKELRGRAITVNTVSPGPTATDLFLVGKPQELVDRLAKMAPLERLGTPDDIAAAVAFLAGPDGAWINGQTLRANGGII; from the coding sequence ATGAGCACTCACTCGAACAAGGTCGCGATCGTCACCGGCGCGTCGCGCGGCATCGGCGCCGCGGTCGCCGAGCGCCTCGCCAAGGACGGCTTCACGATCCTGGTCAATTATTCGGGCGACGCGGCGCCGGCCGAGGCGCTGGTCCAGAAGATCGAGGCCGCCGGCGGCAGCGCCCGTGCAGCCAAGGCCGATGTCAGCGATCCGGCGGCGGTCCGCCGCCTGTTCGATACGGCCGAGGCGGCGTTCGGCGGTGTCGATGTGCTGGTCAACAATGCCGGCATCATGACCCTGGCACCCATCGCCGAGGTCGAGGATGCGGCGTTCGACCGGCTGATAGCGGTCAACATCAAAGGCACGTTCAACACGCTGCGCGAGGCGGCGCGCCGGCTGCGCAATGGCGGCCGGATTATTAATTTCTCGTCGAGTGTGGTCGGCCTCTACCAGCCGACCTACGGCGTCTATGCCGCGACCAAGGCGGCGGTCGAGGCGCTGACCTCTGTGCTCACCAAGGAGCTGCGTGGCCGCGCGATCACGGTGAATACCGTTTCACCCGGCCCGACCGCGACCGACCTGTTCCTCGTCGGCAAGCCGCAGGAACTGGTCGACCGGCTCGCGAAGATGGCGCCGCTCGAGCGGCTGGGCACGCCGGACGATATCGCCGCGGCGGTCGCCTTCCTGGCCGGGCCGGACGGCGCCTGGATCAACGGCCAAACGCTGCGCGCCAACGGCGGCATCATCTGA